In a genomic window of Halobiforma lacisalsi AJ5:
- a CDS encoding ABC transporter ATP-binding protein, giving the protein MSEITLDGLEKRYGETTAVEDVSVEIEDGELLCLLGPSGSGKSTTLRMIAGLETPTNGSIAIGDADVTDLPAYERTTATVFQDWALFPHMTVLENVAFGLKMQGVSKAERRDRAREMLERVQMAAHADEDPTTLSGGQKQRVALARSLAVNPDVLLLDEPLSNLDKRLREDMQIELREIHEDLEKTFVHVTHDQDEAFTLADRIGVMNDGELIQVGDPDEVYERPENRFIEGFLGDTNFVDASVTATTADGVRVDTELDAELVVTAADGTTPDLETGTDLTLSLRPEILSIHGVDEERADDAGVREATVAADGGTRNAVTGTVENVVYRGSTVRYSVSVGDSSMFAERTDASTGALSAGDDVRLEWDGDDVLAFRDDGDRVMP; this is encoded by the coding sequence ATGTCCGAAATAACACTTGACGGCCTCGAGAAGCGGTACGGGGAGACGACCGCCGTCGAAGACGTCTCCGTCGAGATCGAAGACGGCGAACTGCTCTGTCTGCTCGGGCCCAGCGGCAGCGGGAAGTCGACCACGCTGCGGATGATCGCCGGCCTCGAGACGCCGACGAACGGCTCGATCGCGATCGGCGACGCGGACGTCACCGACCTGCCGGCCTACGAACGCACCACCGCGACCGTCTTCCAGGACTGGGCGCTGTTCCCCCACATGACGGTCCTCGAGAACGTCGCGTTCGGACTGAAGATGCAGGGCGTTTCGAAAGCCGAGCGCCGCGACCGCGCCCGCGAGATGCTCGAGCGGGTCCAGATGGCCGCTCACGCCGACGAGGACCCGACCACCCTGAGCGGCGGGCAGAAGCAACGCGTCGCGCTCGCCCGCTCGCTGGCGGTCAACCCCGACGTCCTCCTGCTCGACGAACCGCTGTCGAACCTCGACAAGCGGCTCCGCGAGGACATGCAGATCGAACTCCGGGAGATCCACGAGGACCTCGAGAAGACGTTCGTCCACGTCACCCACGACCAGGACGAGGCGTTCACGCTGGCCGACCGGATCGGGGTCATGAACGACGGCGAGTTGATCCAGGTCGGCGACCCCGACGAGGTGTACGAGCGGCCCGAGAACCGCTTCATCGAGGGCTTCCTCGGAGACACGAACTTCGTCGACGCCAGCGTGACGGCGACGACGGCCGACGGCGTCCGCGTCGACACCGAACTAGACGCGGAACTGGTCGTGACGGCCGCCGACGGCACAACTCCCGACCTCGAGACCGGAACCGATCTGACGCTCTCGCTGCGCCCGGAGATCCTCTCGATCCACGGGGTCGACGAGGAGCGCGCCGACGATGCCGGCGTCCGGGAAGCCACAGTCGCGGCCGACGGCGGGACGCGAAACGCCGTCACAGGCACCGTCGAGAACGTCGTCTACCGCGGCTCGACGGTCCGGTACTCGGTTTCGGTCGGCGACTCCTCGATGTTCGCCGAACGGACCGACGCGAGCACGGGCGCGCTGTCGGCCGGTGACGACGTCCGACTCGAGTGGGACGGCGACGACGTCCTCGCGTTCCGCGACGACGGCGACCGGGTGATGCCGTAG
- a CDS encoding ABC transporter substrate-binding protein, with product MAAGPPRDAETAATESKRAQFTDPAPDTDGNADADTDPDAGASGPSRRRLLSAAAAGSVTALAGCTGAIGGEAPLRVSIWSGNYADRFEESVVPRYEAEHDVDVEIHRGWDEILTDIRSAPADDPPFDVTVAEGNFYYYGRQADLFEPIRTENLENDDEIIDFYREMRDTEYGLPVDGAPCTIIHREDMDLEFDSWSALAADAVQESAGIGVDTGFWWYPLYATAIAMDDEPGADEMHDPAMHDDVLETFEGFNVSSWASSGEDIWQAFDNGVIDVAQWYYDQTAYDIDDYDGLTHTMPEQTTGWLNNWSVVRGTDKRDEAEGFIDFLLDADVQSAWAEHAPLVFSNRNVDYPSELEADMPTTTEEAETIAFPDWETIGSHDDDLSEAFTAIQQGS from the coding sequence ATGGCTGCAGGCCCACCACGGGATGCAGAGACCGCTGCGACGGAGTCGAAGCGAGCGCAGTTTACCGACCCTGCCCCCGATACTGACGGTAACGCCGATGCCGACACCGATCCGGACGCCGGCGCATCCGGTCCCTCCAGGCGGCGACTGCTGTCCGCGGCAGCCGCCGGATCGGTGACGGCGCTTGCGGGGTGTACCGGTGCGATCGGCGGCGAAGCGCCGCTTCGCGTGAGCATCTGGAGCGGCAACTATGCCGACCGATTCGAGGAAAGCGTCGTCCCGCGGTACGAGGCGGAACACGACGTCGACGTCGAGATCCACCGCGGCTGGGACGAGATCCTCACGGACATCCGGTCGGCACCCGCCGACGATCCACCCTTCGACGTGACGGTCGCCGAGGGCAACTTCTACTACTACGGCCGACAGGCCGACCTCTTCGAACCGATCCGGACGGAGAACCTCGAGAACGACGACGAGATCATCGACTTCTACCGCGAGATGCGGGACACGGAGTACGGGCTCCCGGTCGACGGCGCGCCGTGTACGATCATCCACCGCGAGGACATGGACCTCGAGTTCGATAGCTGGAGCGCGCTGGCGGCCGACGCCGTCCAGGAAAGCGCCGGCATCGGCGTCGACACGGGCTTCTGGTGGTACCCGCTGTACGCCACCGCGATCGCGATGGACGACGAGCCCGGTGCCGACGAGATGCACGACCCCGCGATGCACGACGACGTCCTCGAGACCTTCGAGGGCTTTAACGTCTCGAGCTGGGCCAGCTCCGGCGAGGACATCTGGCAGGCGTTCGACAACGGGGTCATCGACGTCGCCCAGTGGTACTACGACCAGACCGCCTACGACATCGACGACTACGACGGGCTGACCCACACGATGCCCGAACAGACGACGGGCTGGCTCAACAACTGGAGCGTCGTCCGTGGCACCGACAAGCGCGACGAGGCCGAAGGGTTCATCGACTTCCTGCTGGACGCCGACGTCCAGTCTGCGTGGGCCGAACACGCCCCGCTCGTCTTCAGCAACCGGAACGTCGACTACCCCTCGGAACTCGAGGCGGACATGCCGACGACCACCGAGGAAGCCGAGACCATCGCCTTCCCCGACTGGGAGACGATCGGGAGCCACGACGACGACCTCTCCGAGGCGTTCACCGCCATCCAGCAGGGGTCCTGA